The Pyrobaculum sp. 3827-6 genome has a segment encoding these proteins:
- a CDS encoding DNA lyase produces MNCLQLTLYPSLTLTLLDENYVKKFGVKKGTRAWEDLYISGRWYSPWRYINEADGPLRDVVHRLAEKYGDCVGISISPGDEDLIFAAAFLTQNTNYHTNVLRWTRQLFTATEDVGEMAEIAPTVARSYQLQRLPAAIRDYLALGRPRDRRELLRIRGVGPKVADLYLLFTGDTTSAPVDKHYMRIAPRLGLAGAPPSPAHCRRYTCGECPIAHRCLRGLSQTKLGRLAGWVQTLAYLVDKGALPAV; encoded by the coding sequence ATGAACTGCCTCCAGCTCACCCTCTACCCAAGCCTAACCCTCACCCTCTTGGACGAGAACTACGTGAAGAAGTTCGGCGTGAAGAAGGGGACGCGGGCGTGGGAGGACCTGTATATATCTGGCCGGTGGTACAGCCCGTGGAGGTATATAAACGAGGCCGACGGCCCTCTCCGCGACGTGGTTCATCGGTTGGCCGAGAAATACGGCGACTGTGTCGGCATATCCATATCGCCGGGCGACGAGGATTTAATATTCGCCGCCGCCTTCCTCACCCAGAACACGAACTACCACACCAACGTCCTCAGGTGGACAAGACAGCTCTTCACAGCCACGGAGGACGTCGGAGAGATGGCCGAGATAGCCCCCACCGTGGCGAGGAGCTACCAGCTCCAGAGGCTACCCGCCGCCATACGGGACTACCTCGCCTTGGGGAGGCCCAGGGATAGGAGAGAGTTGCTGAGGATAAGGGGGGTGGGGCCGAAGGTGGCCGACCTGTACCTACTCTTCACAGGCGACACCACCTCTGCCCCCGTGGACAAGCACTACATGAGAATCGCGCCGAGGCTCGGCCTAGCCGGCGCCCCGCCCAGCCCCGCACACTGTAGGAGATACACATGCGGGGAGTGCCCCATCGCCCACAGGTGCCTCAGAGGCCTCTCCCAGACGAAGCTGGGCAGACTCGCCGGCTGGGTCCAGACTCTAGCCTATCTAGTGGACAAGGGGGCGCTACCGGCGGTTTAA
- a CDS encoding tryptophan--tRNA ligase: MEEEFVVTPWEVRGRVDYDKLLKHFGAKPLTSGEVALLERYAGEVHPLIRRGFFYAHRDFDFILKWHGEGRPWALYTGRGPSGPVHIGHMVPWILLKWFSDRFNLEVYFQMTDDEKFYDDPEMKLEEATNWAYENALDVIALGFTPDKLHLIIDTKDIEPLYPIAVRVAKKLTWSTVKATFGFTDSTNIGLIFYPSLQIAVAFLPTELRREATPVLIPCAIDQDPYFRLARDIADTLGYPKPTTLYSKFIMALTGESKMSASNPDSAIYTLDDEKAVKRKIMNAYTGGRPTAEEQRKYGGNPDICPVFHYHMLFDPDDSSVEKIRQDCRSGALLCGECKLKLHEKIAKFLKEHRDRREKARGKVDQYRLSQKIR; encoded by the coding sequence GTGGAGGAGGAGTTTGTAGTAACGCCCTGGGAGGTCAGGGGCAGAGTCGACTACGACAAGCTTCTTAAACACTTCGGCGCCAAGCCCCTCACAAGCGGCGAGGTGGCTCTGCTGGAGAGGTACGCCGGGGAGGTGCACCCCCTAATCAGGCGGGGCTTCTTCTACGCCCACAGAGACTTCGACTTCATACTAAAGTGGCACGGCGAGGGGAGGCCGTGGGCGCTCTACACCGGGCGGGGCCCCAGCGGCCCGGTGCACATCGGCCACATGGTGCCGTGGATACTGCTAAAGTGGTTCTCAGACAGATTCAACCTAGAGGTGTACTTCCAGATGACAGACGACGAGAAGTTCTACGACGACCCCGAGATGAAGCTAGAAGAGGCCACCAACTGGGCGTACGAAAACGCCCTCGACGTAATAGCGCTGGGCTTCACCCCCGACAAGCTCCACCTAATAATAGACACAAAAGACATAGAGCCGCTGTACCCAATAGCGGTGCGCGTCGCGAAGAAGCTGACGTGGAGCACGGTGAAGGCCACCTTCGGCTTCACAGACTCCACCAACATAGGCCTCATATTCTACCCCTCTCTACAAATCGCCGTGGCCTTCCTCCCCACGGAGCTCAGAAGAGAGGCAACCCCCGTCCTCATACCCTGCGCAATCGACCAAGACCCCTACTTCAGACTCGCCCGCGACATCGCCGACACCCTCGGCTACCCCAAGCCCACCACCCTCTACTCCAAATTCATCATGGCCCTCACCGGGGAGAGCAAGATGTCCGCCTCCAACCCCGACTCGGCCATATACACCCTAGACGACGAGAAGGCCGTGAAGCGCAAAATCATGAACGCCTACACAGGCGGCCGCCCAACCGCCGAGGAGCAGCGCAAATACGGCGGAAACCCCGACATATGCCCAGTCTTCCACTACCACATGCTATTCGACCCAGACGACTCCTCCGTGGAGAAGATTAGACAAGACTGCAGAAGCGGCGCCCTCCTATGCGGCGAGTGCAAGCTAAAGCTCCACGAGAAGATAGCCAAATTCCTAAAAGAACACAGAGACAGGAGAGAGAAGGCCAGAGGGAAGGTAGACCAATACAGACTAAGCCAGAAAATCAGATAA
- a CDS encoding TRAM domain-containing protein, translated as MERGTRRGPPRGRRGPSGPKPVKEGDVVEVEIVERSRRGDGVARVEGFVVFVPGAEPGQRVKIQIEKVGGSYAVGKIVS; from the coding sequence ATGGAACGAGGAACTAGAAGGGGTCCGCCCCGTGGGCGGCGTGGCCCGTCGGGGCCTAAACCGGTTAAGGAGGGTGATGTTGTTGAGGTTGAGATTGTGGAGAGGTCTAGGAGGGGCGATGGCGTGGCTAGGGTTGAGGGGTTTGTGGTGTTTGTGCCTGGCGCGGAGCCTGGCCAGAGGGTGAAGATCCAGATTGAGAAGGTTGGGGGGTCCTACGCGGTGGGGAAGATAGTTAGTTAG
- a CDS encoding SWIM zinc finger family protein, with amino-acid sequence MPQPQIEEKVRSFLLTLSRTLGVRIERVLDLYLYATPDKVRIVELVERGGEIAGIRLAVRSEKKPDVWYYTAVGYYGAKCTCEGNTIGGKICKHIIIGVITWNMTSLLKQGKEIDLTKLTWLHTGEKEI; translated from the coding sequence ATGCCGCAACCACAGATTGAGGAGAAGGTCAGGTCCTTCCTCCTAACCCTCTCGAGGACACTGGGCGTGAGGATTGAAAGGGTGCTCGATCTCTACCTCTACGCCACCCCCGACAAGGTCCGCATCGTGGAGCTAGTCGAGCGCGGCGGGGAGATCGCGGGGATAAGACTCGCCGTGCGCTCCGAGAAGAAGCCAGACGTGTGGTACTACACCGCCGTTGGATACTACGGAGCTAAGTGCACATGCGAAGGCAACACGATAGGAGGCAAGATATGCAAACACATAATCATAGGCGTCATAACTTGGAACATGACGTCCCTCCTAAAACAGGGCAAGGAAATCGACCTCACCAAGCTAACCTGGCTACACACCGGCGAGAAAGAGATATAG
- a CDS encoding inositol monophosphatase family protein: MLGVLEAVAVRASHFLMEYFRAGRGVDVVSRKEDDVTREVDIAAETLIYKMLREAFKEGGVLYAEEGGIYRWGDERYIFVLDPLDGSLNYAVGVPFFAVSIAAGKHREGTLADLEYAVVAIPPTGDVYTAAPGVGARKNGKPLRRTPRSNIVFVAVSNSFPPKTCEVVRRLGLRGRSLGSSAAELAYTVEGTARGFLDLRGKLRLLDVAGALTIGKYVDGFRYVVMGDTKPHSRISLVAGDVDFVNAATTD, from the coding sequence GTGCTCGGCGTCTTGGAGGCCGTGGCGGTCCGCGCCTCGCATTTTTTAATGGAGTACTTCAGAGCCGGCAGAGGCGTAGACGTCGTGTCGCGTAAAGAGGACGACGTCACCAGGGAGGTGGACATCGCCGCGGAGACGCTCATATACAAAATGCTCAGAGAGGCCTTTAAAGAAGGCGGCGTCCTATACGCAGAGGAAGGCGGCATCTACAGGTGGGGAGACGAGCGCTACATCTTCGTCCTCGACCCACTCGACGGGTCGCTGAACTACGCCGTAGGCGTGCCCTTCTTCGCCGTATCCATCGCAGCCGGGAAACATAGAGAGGGCACCCTGGCCGATTTAGAATACGCCGTCGTGGCGATACCCCCCACGGGAGACGTCTACACGGCGGCCCCCGGCGTCGGCGCCCGCAAAAACGGAAAGCCGTTGAGGAGGACCCCGAGGAGCAATATAGTATTCGTGGCAGTGAGCAACAGCTTCCCCCCAAAGACCTGCGAAGTCGTGAGGCGGCTGGGGCTGAGGGGGAGGAGCCTCGGCAGCTCCGCCGCCGAGCTGGCGTACACGGTGGAGGGCACAGCCCGCGGCTTCCTAGACCTCCGGGGCAAGCTCAGACTGCTCGACGTGGCGGGGGCGTTGACGATAGGCAAATACGTAGACGGCTTTAGGTACGTGGTGATGGGCGACACCAAGCCGCACTCCAGGATATCCCTAGTGGCGGGCGACGTAGATTTCGTAAATGCCGCAACCACAGATTGA
- a CDS encoding AAA family ATPase produces the protein MSDLLPASRGFTVVYGPPGSGKTSVAAKLADRVANRVLWISTNEPPGVLKEVFMRVGARADKFYVFDFPRAFRGNIAKFVADHIHEYEALVVDSVNGIAPRGEKLEELVHGFLYQLAKDMPIIAVVEGVHRQVFYIADNLVRVGYKENAVGHTVRYIKLVKSRFAPPSERLLFDFVEGVGLVYVYTPRRPQVAKIPLQEDASLLGVGELYKSQIVGVYGRDKKALAKKLEEVAAARDVFYLSLFPATTLPAELDEDRVRVAATFKDIVEVLYNIYSGRLKPWVFAVSGLRDLERVLGNDVVDYITAVASAAKYVDYVLDLELETEGARLSENFLDVKIRV, from the coding sequence GTGTCTGATCTTTTGCCGGCGTCTAGGGGCTTTACTGTGGTTTACGGGCCGCCGGGTAGCGGCAAGACAAGCGTCGCGGCGAAGCTGGCCGACAGGGTCGCCAACAGGGTTCTGTGGATCAGCACCAACGAGCCGCCGGGCGTGTTGAAGGAGGTGTTTATGCGGGTGGGGGCGAGGGCGGATAAGTTCTACGTGTTCGACTTCCCCCGCGCCTTTAGAGGCAACATAGCCAAGTTCGTGGCCGACCACATACATGAATACGAGGCGCTGGTGGTGGACTCAGTAAACGGAATAGCGCCGCGGGGGGAGAAGCTTGAGGAGCTCGTCCACGGCTTCCTCTACCAGCTCGCCAAGGACATGCCCATTATAGCCGTGGTGGAGGGGGTCCACCGGCAGGTGTTCTACATCGCCGACAATCTGGTGAGGGTTGGGTACAAGGAGAACGCCGTTGGCCACACGGTGAGGTATATAAAGCTGGTGAAGTCCCGCTTCGCCCCGCCCAGCGAGCGCCTTCTCTTCGACTTCGTAGAGGGGGTGGGCCTCGTCTACGTCTACACGCCCAGGAGGCCCCAGGTGGCGAAGATACCCCTGCAGGAGGACGCCTCTCTCCTCGGCGTGGGGGAGCTCTACAAGTCGCAGATCGTGGGGGTGTACGGTAGGGACAAGAAGGCCCTCGCCAAGAAGCTGGAGGAGGTCGCCGCCGCGCGCGACGTGTTTTACCTCTCCCTCTTCCCCGCCACCACCCTCCCCGCTGAGCTCGACGAGGACAGGGTGAGGGTCGCCGCCACCTTCAAAGACATTGTGGAGGTGCTGTATAATATATACTCGGGCCGCCTCAAGCCCTGGGTCTTCGCGGTCTCCGGCCTCCGCGACTTGGAGAGGGTGCTGGGCAACGACGTCGTTGACTACATAACAGCCGTGGCGAGCGCCGCCAAGTACGTGGACTACGTCCTAGACCTGGAGCTGGAGACAGAGGGGGCTAGGCTTTCTGAGAACTTCCTCGACGTGAAGATCAGAGTCTAA
- a CDS encoding iron ABC transporter substrate-binding protein: MSPKLTILVAVVVAIAIGAALYLISNQAPPTTAPQPTPTTTQQTTPPTSPKTATSPSPAQQTTPPPSPATTRQTTPTPSTATTQQTTPVQSSTSPQTTATPPQYITIRDVLGREVQIKLPVRRVVAIGPGALRLVVYLNATDKLAGIEALEKRPPQGRDYGYVLWAKNLTGLPVVGQGGPGSPVNFEAIIEARPDVIIMTPTLANTPDEVQAKTGIPVVAVTYGTTGTINFTELFYSLKILGQILDREQRARQLIAYMQSLIKDLERRTANVTNRPKVYAGAISYRGGRPFTSTQSGFPPLVLLKTPSVADKYNIMPGAQISWEALLKEQPDVVFIDLGNYLTVVQDFNKSKDPYCSLNAFKQGKVYGVLPFNHYWTNIATMLADAYYMGKVLYPDRFADVDPAKKANEIYTEFLGMPLYQKIAKDFGGGFRQLSFPCG, translated from the coding sequence ATGTCTCCGAAACTCACAATATTAGTAGCAGTGGTGGTGGCCATCGCCATCGGGGCGGCTTTATACCTAATAAGCAACCAAGCGCCACCAACCACAGCGCCTCAACCAACTCCAACCACAACTCAACAGACGACGCCACCCACGTCTCCAAAGACGGCGACATCTCCATCTCCAGCTCAACAGACCACACCACCCCCATCTCCAGCCACAACTCGACAAACGACGCCAACCCCCTCCACAGCCACGACCCAGCAGACGACGCCAGTCCAGAGCTCGACGTCTCCGCAGACCACAGCCACACCGCCCCAGTACATAACCATAAGAGACGTCTTGGGGAGGGAGGTGCAGATTAAGCTACCAGTCAGAAGAGTAGTAGCCATAGGCCCAGGTGCGCTTCGCCTAGTCGTATACCTCAACGCGACGGATAAATTGGCGGGGATAGAGGCCCTGGAGAAAAGGCCTCCACAGGGGAGGGATTACGGCTACGTGTTGTGGGCTAAAAACCTCACGGGCCTCCCAGTCGTAGGCCAAGGAGGGCCCGGCAGCCCCGTCAACTTCGAGGCTATTATCGAGGCGAGACCCGACGTGATAATAATGACGCCGACGCTCGCGAACACGCCAGATGAGGTACAAGCGAAGACCGGCATCCCCGTGGTAGCCGTGACTTACGGCACCACGGGCACTATAAACTTCACGGAACTGTTCTACTCGTTGAAGATATTGGGCCAGATCTTGGATAGAGAACAGAGAGCCCGCCAGCTAATCGCGTACATGCAATCGCTGATAAAAGACCTCGAGAGACGCACAGCCAACGTGACAAATAGGCCTAAGGTATACGCCGGCGCTATATCGTACAGGGGCGGACGGCCCTTCACCAGTACCCAGTCTGGCTTCCCGCCGCTTGTTCTGCTGAAGACGCCCAGCGTCGCCGATAAGTACAATATCATGCCCGGTGCCCAAATTAGCTGGGAGGCTCTCCTCAAAGAGCAACCCGACGTCGTGTTTATAGATTTGGGGAACTACCTAACTGTGGTGCAGGACTTCAACAAGTCTAAGGACCCATACTGCTCTCTCAACGCGTTTAAGCAAGGCAAGGTGTACGGGGTCTTGCCCTTCAACCACTACTGGACAAATATAGCAACTATGCTCGCCGACGCCTACTACATGGGCAAGGTGCTGTACCCAGACCGCTTCGCCGACGTCGATCCGGCCAAGAAGGCCAACGAGATATATACCGAGTTTCTGGGAATGCCCCTATACCAGAAAATAGCCAAAGACTTCGGAGGCGGCTTTAGACAGCTCAGCTTCCCATGCGGCTAA